The proteins below are encoded in one region of Methanosarcina barkeri 3:
- a CDS encoding ABC transporter permease gives MIKDTDASGNTEILSFIQALNINKTNIIKRVNRIGRVNRIDRVNRIGRVNRIDRVNRIDRVSRIDRVNIISSINKIDRVDIIGSISRIVSSVVKSFSRFSTEGKIGIFGILCIILMAVFAPVITTYPPQRITGDSLEPPGFGHILGTDELGMDIWSQICYGARMSLTIGLAVAFISGFGGGAIGVLAGYIGGYTDQGLMRVIDVTMALPSFPLLIVISAFLGPSILNVILILVLFSWAKPARIARSQTLSLKKNSYIIAARNYGAKPFYLLWRHILPEILPVLFVLVIGISSHAIIAEAGLAFLGLGDPTSKSWGMMLNHATGFRSIYFTPYWQWWLLPPLFMLIFLLLCLAFISRDMERILDPKLKIKKGF, from the coding sequence ATGATAAAGGATACTGATGCTTCTGGAAACACCGAAATACTTTCTTTTATTCAGGCTTTAAATATTAATAAAACTAATATAATTAAAAGAGTTAACAGGATTGGCAGAGTTAACAGAATTGATAGAGTTAACAGAATTGGTAGAGTTAACAGAATTGATAGAGTTAACAGAATTGATAGAGTTAGCAGGATTGATAGAGTTAATATAATTAGCAGCATTAACAAAATTGACAGAGTTGACATAATTGGTAGCATTAGCAGAATTGTAAGCAGTGTGGTTAAGTCATTTTCTAGGTTCAGTACTGAAGGTAAAATTGGTATCTTTGGAATTCTCTGCATAATTTTAATGGCGGTTTTTGCTCCTGTGATAACAACTTATCCTCCTCAGAGGATTACAGGCGATTCACTTGAACCTCCTGGTTTCGGACACATACTTGGAACCGATGAACTTGGTATGGATATCTGGTCACAGATATGTTACGGTGCAAGAATGAGCCTTACAATAGGTCTTGCAGTAGCTTTTATATCAGGCTTTGGAGGAGGGGCCATTGGAGTACTTGCCGGATATATTGGAGGGTATACTGATCAGGGCCTTATGAGAGTAATTGATGTGACAATGGCTCTCCCAAGCTTTCCTCTTCTGATTGTAATATCTGCTTTTCTAGGGCCAAGCATTCTTAACGTAATTCTTATCCTTGTCCTTTTCAGCTGGGCCAAGCCCGCACGCATTGCACGTTCCCAGACGCTGTCGTTAAAGAAAAACAGCTATATTATTGCCGCCAGGAATTACGGTGCAAAGCCGTTTTACCTGCTCTGGAGACATATACTTCCTGAAATTCTGCCTGTTCTTTTCGTGCTTGTCATCGGTATATCCTCACATGCAATCATAGCCGAAGCAGGACTTGCTTTCCTGGGCCTCGGAGACCCTACTTCCAAGAGCTGGGGAATGATGCTCAATCACGCAACCGGTTTCCGTTCAATATATTTTACACCTTACTGGCAATGGTGGTTACTGCCTCCGTTATTTATGCTCATATTTCTCCTTCTCTGTCTTGCGTTCATAAGCAGGGATATGGAGAGAATACTTGATCCAAAATTAAAAATAAAGAAAGGTTTCTGA
- a CDS encoding ABC transporter permease produces MVNDRNSFIFRSLSTLLVILVINFFLPRMMPGDPFSTTSADEVGEEIIVMTEEQHLYYVNYYGLDRPLYEQFLSYMKNLITGNLGRSIYYKMPVSDVIMLHLPWTILIVVSATVISTISGVVLGTLSAKNRKKGSDRIMMTGMIAFAEIPSFLLGLILLLIFSVYLRFFPLAGAVTPFAHYNGPTDQVLDILYHAFLPVLTLSLSQLTGVYLLTRNTLITVTTKDYIRTARAKGLGEKNVWIRHALRNALLPVVTRTGFMIGIMMGGVVLVENVFSYPGIGMTLRSAVVGRDYPLIQGILLIIAVSILICNLLVDKIYGKLDPRVVI; encoded by the coding sequence ATGGTAAATGACAGGAATTCGTTTATTTTCAGGTCATTATCGACGCTTCTTGTAATTCTTGTCATTAATTTTTTTCTACCAAGGATGATGCCTGGAGACCCATTCTCAACCACTTCTGCAGATGAAGTAGGGGAAGAGATTATTGTAATGACAGAGGAGCAGCATCTCTATTACGTAAACTATTACGGACTTGACAGGCCGCTTTATGAACAGTTTTTATCATATATGAAGAACCTGATAACTGGCAATCTCGGAAGGAGTATTTATTACAAAATGCCTGTCAGTGACGTAATAATGCTCCATCTTCCCTGGACTATATTAATTGTCGTGAGTGCTACAGTAATCAGTACAATTTCCGGTGTGGTTCTCGGAACACTTTCGGCAAAGAACCGGAAGAAGGGGAGTGATAGAATTATGATGACGGGCATGATTGCCTTTGCAGAAATTCCTTCTTTTCTGCTTGGCCTGATCCTTCTTCTGATTTTTAGTGTATATCTCAGGTTTTTTCCACTTGCAGGTGCTGTTACACCCTTCGCACATTATAATGGTCCGACAGATCAGGTCCTGGATATATTGTACCACGCCTTTCTTCCTGTTCTGACTCTATCACTTTCACAGCTGACTGGCGTGTACCTGCTCACCAGAAACACATTGATTACAGTGACCACAAAGGATTATATCAGGACTGCCCGAGCTAAAGGTCTGGGTGAAAAAAATGTCTGGATCCGTCACGCACTCCGAAATGCACTGCTTCCGGTAGTCACAAGAACAGGTTTTATGATTGGCATAATGATGGGGGGTGTTGTACTGGTTGAAAATGTCTTTTCTTATCCAGGCATAGGGATGACACTCAGAAGTGCTGTAGTCGGCCGGGATTATCCGCTTATTCAGGGTATTCTCCTGATAATTGCAGTCTCCATACTTATCTGCAACCTTTTGGTTGACAAAATATACGGGAAACTTGATCCGAGGGTTGTGATATGA
- a CDS encoding class I SAM-dependent methyltransferase has product MELQQKDDIDNLIECWKKATGNGLIQDEGRMAEFWNKRSGNYANNIEKDNRKKRTDEILEFLEEAGFNPEGSRVLDIGCGPGTLTLPLSKLGAEVTALDISSGMLDRLKDSVKKESLPVDIIECSWWTADIDDLGFRNEYDLVIASMTPGVKDIESFDKMMACSKNLCYYSNFLRREEDRAYRDIRSSILGEKSENNMNGIIYPFMYLYLSGYKPSLRVNHSEWKEELNWKETAEQAIGFIGRGLDFDEETKQKIMDYYQNASPDGIYRSESDVYTGMMVWEVNGK; this is encoded by the coding sequence ATGGAGTTGCAGCAAAAAGATGATATTGACAACCTGATCGAATGCTGGAAAAAAGCTACAGGTAATGGTCTGATCCAGGATGAGGGCAGGATGGCAGAGTTCTGGAACAAGCGTTCCGGGAACTATGCCAATAATATTGAAAAAGATAACAGAAAGAAGAGAACCGATGAGATTCTCGAATTTCTTGAAGAGGCCGGCTTTAATCCTGAAGGTTCCAGAGTCCTGGATATCGGGTGCGGACCCGGTACCCTCACTCTTCCTCTTTCAAAGCTCGGAGCAGAGGTGACAGCACTTGATATCTCATCCGGGATGCTTGACAGACTGAAAGATTCTGTAAAAAAAGAATCTCTTCCGGTAGATATCATTGAATGCTCCTGGTGGACCGCAGACATAGATGACCTTGGGTTCCGGAACGAGTATGACCTGGTAATTGCGTCCATGACCCCTGGGGTAAAGGATATCGAAAGTTTTGACAAGATGATGGCGTGCTCAAAAAATCTCTGTTACTACAGTAACTTTCTTAGGCGAGAAGAGGACAGGGCGTATCGTGATATAAGGAGTTCGATACTTGGTGAAAAATCCGAGAATAACATGAACGGCATAATTTATCCATTCATGTATCTTTACCTCTCAGGCTACAAGCCGTCGCTTCGGGTCAACCATTCCGAATGGAAGGAAGAACTAAACTGGAAAGAAACGGCAGAACAGGCAATAGGGTTCATTGGACGAGGACTGGATTTTGATGAAGAAACTAAGCAAAAAATAATGGATTATTATCAAAATGCCTCTCCGGATGGAATCTATCGTTCTGAGTCGGATGTATATACCGGTATGATGGTTTGGGAAGTTAATGGCAAATAA
- a CDS encoding ABC transporter substrate-binding protein — protein MKKKLLFSIFLTALILMTAGCTDKDSAQAGTPAANASGQTGTLVENLSDGSKYVDVVNLSGGDCGYPQPFTIYPRGPGSSKVGMIFDSLFERDEKGIIPWLAESWDVNSNGTEYTVYLREGVNWSDGIPFTANDVKFTFDYEQKNVPVSGGIEAGIIDNVQVVNSSTVKFVLAQPVSTFIYKLTSFEIIPEHIYKNVSDPASFLDPKAVIGTGPYILDEYNKEHGTYRFVANENFWGPKQAVKVVEFVPVSDSLIAFEQGEIDFTSISPDTLDRFKSDSDIRIVQQPAFWGYQFYFNMKKCPELNDSRIRQAFAYAINRDELVEKIARGAGKAGKMGILSEDHIWYNSDQPKYDYNPDKAKTLLDEAGWTDTDGDGIRNKNGEKLSYILSLGSSEVRIGELIKERLSEVGIDVQVKALESKSRDANLKNGDFELAISGFGGWGQDADYLRTRYCDTGSQSGSVSSGASVFGYHNDTLNALGTQELQELNDSKRKEIVYNMQTTIANDVPAIPLYYTTSYDVWRISKYDGWMNRYDHHARTQCILSYLERDGVAAKR, from the coding sequence ATGAAAAAGAAGTTATTATTTTCTATTTTCCTGACAGCCCTGATTTTAATGACGGCGGGCTGTACTGACAAGGACAGTGCTCAGGCCGGGACACCGGCTGCAAACGCTTCCGGTCAGACCGGGACATTGGTTGAGAACCTTTCAGACGGATCAAAGTATGTGGATGTTGTTAATTTAAGCGGCGGAGATTGTGGTTATCCGCAGCCGTTTACAATATACCCGAGGGGTCCTGGGTCATCGAAAGTTGGAATGATCTTTGACAGTCTGTTCGAAAGGGATGAAAAAGGTATAATTCCCTGGCTGGCTGAAAGCTGGGATGTCAATTCAAACGGAACAGAATATACGGTTTATCTCCGTGAGGGTGTCAACTGGAGCGATGGAATACCTTTTACGGCAAATGATGTTAAATTTACTTTCGATTATGAGCAGAAAAATGTGCCCGTTTCAGGTGGAATTGAAGCCGGTATTATAGACAATGTTCAGGTCGTGAATTCAAGTACCGTAAAGTTCGTACTTGCCCAGCCTGTTTCTACATTCATTTATAAACTCACGAGTTTTGAAATCATACCTGAGCATATATATAAAAATGTCTCAGATCCTGCCAGTTTCCTTGATCCAAAAGCAGTCATTGGTACTGGTCCGTACATCCTTGATGAGTACAATAAAGAGCATGGGACATACCGGTTTGTGGCAAACGAGAATTTCTGGGGACCGAAACAAGCCGTTAAAGTCGTCGAGTTTGTTCCGGTCAGTGATTCGTTAATAGCTTTTGAACAGGGAGAAATTGATTTCACAAGTATATCGCCGGATACTCTTGACCGTTTCAAATCAGACTCTGATATAAGAATAGTCCAGCAGCCGGCTTTTTGGGGTTACCAGTTTTATTTCAATATGAAAAAATGTCCGGAGCTAAATGACAGCAGAATAAGGCAGGCCTTTGCTTATGCCATTAACCGTGACGAACTGGTGGAAAAGATCGCAAGAGGCGCAGGGAAAGCCGGTAAAATGGGCATACTCTCTGAAGATCACATCTGGTATAACTCTGACCAGCCGAAGTATGACTACAACCCGGATAAGGCAAAAACATTGCTTGACGAGGCCGGATGGACCGATACGGATGGGGATGGAATACGTAATAAAAACGGGGAAAAACTGTCATATATATTATCTCTTGGTAGTAGCGAAGTCCGTATCGGTGAACTTATAAAAGAAAGGCTAAGTGAAGTAGGAATTGATGTTCAGGTGAAAGCCCTTGAGAGCAAATCCCGTGATGCCAATCTAAAGAATGGAGATTTTGAACTTGCAATCAGCGGCTTTGGCGGTTGGGGACAGGATGCAGATTATCTCCGTACGAGATACTGTGATACAGGTTCACAGTCAGGAAGTGTATCATCTGGCGCATCAGTGTTTGGTTACCACAATGATACCCTGAATGCTCTTGGCACTCAGGAATTGCAGGAATTGAACGATAGTAAACGAAAAGAAATAGTATACAATATGCAGACCACGATTGCTAATGATGTACCTGCAATACCGCTCTATTATACTACATCGTACGATGTATGGCGTATTTCAAAATATGACGGCTGGATGAACAGATATGACCACCATGCAAGAACACAGTGTATTCTTTCTTATTTAGAGAGGGATGGAGTTGCAGCAAAAAGATGA